Proteins encoded in a region of the Corynebacterium genitalium ATCC 33030 genome:
- the gatB gene encoding Asp-tRNA(Asn)/Glu-tRNA(Gln) amidotransferase subunit GatB: MTAYDLMDYSDVLEKYDPVMGLEVHVELSTETKMFSTSSAHFGAEPNTNIDPVSLGLPGALPVVNAKGVEWAIKIGLALNCKIAESSRFARKNYFYPDQPKNYQISQYDEPIAYDGYLDVVLDDGTEWRVEIERAHMEEDTGKLTHLGSASGRISGATASLVDCNRAGIPLIEIVTKPIVGAGERAPEVARAYVGALRELVKALGVSDARMDQGSMRCDANVSLRPKGQEEFGTRTETKNINSLKSVEQAVRYEMQRHAGVLEAGGEIVQETRHYQETDGSTSKGRPKEEASEYRYFNDPDLPPVIAKPEWVEEIRATLPELPWVRRARIQEEWQLPEKEFRDLVNAGALDLIVDTVEAGTTPDEARAWWVSYIAGKANEAGRDLDSLGVEPADVARVVELVKEGKLTTKLARQAIDGVIEGEGRVDEVVDKRGLEVVRDDGAIEAAVDEALAANPDIVEKYKAGNTKVTGAIVGAVMKATQGKADPKSINEIIAKKLA; the protein is encoded by the coding sequence ATGACTGCGTACGACCTGATGGATTACAGCGACGTCCTGGAAAAGTACGACCCAGTGATGGGTCTCGAGGTGCACGTGGAGCTGTCCACAGAGACCAAGATGTTCTCCACCTCCTCGGCCCACTTCGGTGCGGAGCCGAATACCAATATCGACCCGGTGTCGCTCGGTCTGCCGGGCGCTCTGCCGGTGGTCAACGCCAAGGGCGTGGAATGGGCCATCAAGATCGGTCTGGCGCTCAATTGCAAGATCGCCGAGTCGTCCCGCTTCGCGCGCAAGAATTACTTCTACCCGGACCAGCCGAAGAACTACCAGATCTCGCAGTACGACGAACCGATCGCGTACGACGGCTACCTCGACGTCGTGCTCGACGACGGCACCGAGTGGCGCGTCGAGATCGAGCGCGCTCACATGGAGGAGGACACCGGCAAGCTGACCCACCTGGGTTCCGCGTCGGGCCGCATCTCCGGCGCGACGGCGTCTTTGGTGGACTGCAACCGCGCGGGCATCCCGCTGATCGAGATCGTGACCAAGCCGATCGTCGGCGCCGGGGAGCGCGCTCCAGAGGTCGCCCGTGCGTACGTCGGTGCGCTGCGCGAGCTGGTCAAGGCGCTCGGCGTGTCCGACGCGCGCATGGACCAGGGCTCGATGCGCTGCGATGCGAACGTCTCCCTGCGCCCCAAGGGCCAGGAGGAATTCGGCACCCGCACCGAGACGAAGAATATTAACTCGCTCAAGTCCGTCGAGCAGGCGGTGCGCTACGAGATGCAGCGCCACGCAGGTGTGCTCGAAGCCGGCGGAGAGATTGTCCAGGAGACTCGCCACTACCAGGAGACTGACGGCTCTACCTCGAAGGGACGCCCGAAGGAGGAGGCGAGCGAGTACCGCTACTTCAACGACCCGGACTTGCCGCCGGTCATTGCGAAGCCGGAGTGGGTCGAGGAGATCCGGGCGACTCTGCCGGAGCTGCCGTGGGTCCGCCGCGCGCGCATCCAGGAGGAGTGGCAGCTGCCGGAGAAGGAATTCCGCGACCTGGTCAACGCCGGTGCCCTCGACCTCATCGTCGACACCGTCGAAGCGGGCACGACGCCGGACGAAGCCCGCGCATGGTGGGTGTCCTACATCGCCGGTAAGGCCAACGAGGCTGGCCGCGACCTGGACTCCCTCGGTGTCGAGCCCGCCGATGTGGCTCGGGTGGTCGAACTGGTCAAGGAAGGCAAGCTGACCACCAAGCTGGCTCGCCAGGCAATTGACGGTGTCATTGAGGGTGAAGGCCGCGTGGACGAAGTCGTCGATAAGCGCGGGCTCGAGGTCGTGCGTGACGACGGGGCGATCGAAGCCGCAGTCGACGAAGCTCTCGCAGCGAACCCGGACATCGTGGAAAAGTACAAGGCCGGCAACACGAAGGTCACCGGCGCCATTGTGGGTGCGGTCATGAAGGCCACCCAGGGCAAAGCAGACCCCAAGTCAATCAACGAGATCATTGCGAAGAAGCTCGCGTAG
- a CDS encoding PrsW family glutamic-type intramembrane protease encodes MTDKMNLILRIAGILILLASAVWSVIYFSQLPFNATIAAMSALLAALWLLLAWLLLRNHPGRPVHSSPAFIFAGFVSGMALCAPSVTTNESIIAFKDWLGLGSLGFALLSPTAEELFKFATVFILSTMIFRIRRPIEAVTIAIAVGFGFAALENATYILKAALDNLNSDVEGSLMGYAARTVPGPWGHSLYLGLSAWGLGVFLCRTDKSLGWRIGQLVIWYFLGFAIHSIFNASTELPGEIVPLVALIAVIAFTWIGGIWLYLHTRKIGRRDIAETTEGTESASHGASAATVEEVSAREARQRS; translated from the coding sequence GTGACCGACAAAATGAACCTCATCCTCCGCATCGCAGGAATCCTGATCCTCCTCGCCTCCGCTGTCTGGTCGGTTATCTACTTCAGCCAGCTCCCCTTCAACGCAACGATCGCGGCAATGAGCGCATTGCTCGCGGCGCTGTGGTTACTGCTGGCGTGGCTTCTGCTGCGCAACCACCCGGGTCGCCCTGTTCATTCCTCTCCCGCCTTCATCTTCGCGGGGTTCGTCTCAGGTATGGCTCTGTGCGCCCCTTCAGTGACCACGAATGAATCCATCATCGCCTTCAAGGATTGGCTGGGCTTGGGCAGTTTGGGATTCGCTCTGCTGAGCCCCACAGCCGAGGAGTTATTCAAATTCGCCACGGTGTTCATCCTGAGCACCATGATCTTCCGCATCCGCCGCCCCATTGAGGCCGTGACCATCGCGATTGCCGTCGGTTTCGGCTTCGCGGCGCTGGAGAACGCCACCTACATCTTGAAAGCGGCGCTCGACAACCTCAACTCCGATGTCGAGGGCTCGCTCATGGGGTATGCCGCCCGGACCGTCCCTGGACCATGGGGCCACTCGCTCTACCTCGGTCTCTCGGCATGGGGCCTCGGCGTCTTCTTGTGCCGCACGGACAAATCTCTCGGCTGGCGCATCGGCCAACTGGTCATCTGGTACTTCCTCGGATTCGCCATTCACTCGATCTTCAACGCCTCAACCGAGCTACCCGGCGAGATCGTCCCGCTGGTGGCGTTGATCGCGGTCATTGCGTTCACCTGGATCGGCGGAATCTGGCTCTACCTACACACCCGCAAGATCGGCCGCCGAGACATCGCGGAGACGACTGAGGGGACTGAATCCGCCTCGCATGGAGCTTCCGCAGCGACTGTTGAGGAAGTTTCAGCCCGAGAAGCCAGGCAGCGGTCTTAA
- the nadA gene encoding quinolinate synthase NadA yields the protein MWTDEVQKLKKERNAVILAHNYQIPEIQDIADFTGDSLALSRIAADTDADVIVFCGVHFMAESAKILSPDKTVLIPDEAAGCSLADSITAEQLREWKAEHPGAVVVSYVNTTADVKALTDVCCTSSNAVDVVNSIDPDAEILFCPDQFLGAHVKRQTGRENIRIWAGECHVHAGINGKELAGQAAAHPDAPLYIHPECGCANSAIYLASEGVIAPERVHMLSTGGMLDQADRDTEGTVLVATEVGMLHQLQKKSPLADFQPVNPQASCKYMKMITPEKLVASLRDMRDEVTVPEETAAKARQSLERMIAIGNPGSGE from the coding sequence ATGTGGACCGATGAAGTGCAAAAACTCAAGAAGGAACGAAACGCCGTTATTCTGGCGCATAACTACCAGATCCCGGAGATCCAGGACATCGCGGATTTCACCGGCGATTCCCTAGCGCTGTCCCGGATTGCGGCCGACACGGACGCCGATGTCATCGTCTTCTGCGGCGTGCACTTCATGGCGGAAAGCGCGAAGATCCTCAGCCCCGACAAGACCGTGCTCATCCCGGACGAAGCCGCCGGTTGTTCCCTCGCCGATTCGATCACCGCCGAGCAGCTGCGCGAGTGGAAGGCCGAGCACCCGGGCGCCGTGGTGGTCAGCTACGTCAACACCACAGCGGATGTGAAGGCCCTCACCGATGTGTGCTGCACGTCCTCCAATGCCGTCGACGTGGTCAATTCCATCGACCCCGACGCAGAGATCCTCTTCTGTCCGGATCAATTCCTCGGCGCGCACGTCAAACGGCAAACCGGCCGCGAGAATATCCGCATCTGGGCCGGCGAATGCCACGTGCACGCCGGCATCAACGGCAAGGAGCTCGCCGGCCAGGCAGCCGCGCACCCGGATGCTCCCCTGTACATCCACCCGGAGTGCGGTTGCGCGAATTCAGCGATCTATCTCGCCAGCGAGGGCGTCATCGCCCCGGAGCGCGTGCACATGCTCTCCACCGGCGGCATGCTGGACCAGGCGGACCGGGACACTGAAGGCACAGTCCTCGTGGCTACCGAGGTGGGCATGCTCCACCAACTGCAGAAGAAATCCCCGCTGGCGGACTTCCAGCCCGTCAACCCCCAGGCCTCCTGCAAATACATGAAAATGATCACCCCGGAGAAACTCGTGGCCAGCCTTCGGGACATGCGCGACGAAGTCACTGTGCCCGAGGAGACCGCCGCGAAGGCGCGCCAGTCGCTGGAGCGCATGATCGCCATCGGCAACCCGGGCAGCGGAGAGTGA
- a CDS encoding 6-phosphofructokinase → MRLATLTSGGDCPGLNAVIRALVRTASSEFGSTVVGYQDGWVGLMDDLRTDLYDDAFIDSILLRGGTILGTGRLHPDKFKAGIDQIKANLDDAGIDALIPIGGEGTLKGAKWLSDNGIPVVGVPKTIDNDVNATDYTFGFDTAVSVATDAIDRLHTTAESHNRILIVEVMGRHVGWIALHAGMAGGAHYTVIPEDPFDIEDICKAMERRFQMGEKYGIIVVAEGAVPKEGTMDAGLGEEDEFGHKTFTGMGQIIGDEIHRRLGYDVRTTVLGHTQRGGTPTAYDRVLATRYGVHAARAAHEGNFGTTVALRGEDITLVPLGDAVENLKRVPERRIRTARSMFG, encoded by the coding sequence ATGCGCCTAGCCACTCTCACCTCCGGCGGCGACTGCCCCGGCCTCAATGCTGTCATCCGTGCCCTCGTCCGTACCGCCAGCTCAGAATTCGGGTCCACGGTCGTCGGTTACCAGGACGGCTGGGTGGGTCTCATGGACGACCTGCGCACGGACTTGTACGACGACGCGTTCATCGACTCTATCCTGCTGCGCGGCGGCACGATCCTGGGCACCGGCCGCCTCCACCCGGATAAATTCAAGGCGGGCATCGACCAGATCAAGGCGAACCTCGACGACGCGGGCATCGACGCGCTGATCCCGATCGGCGGCGAAGGCACGCTCAAGGGTGCCAAGTGGCTCTCCGACAACGGCATTCCGGTGGTGGGCGTGCCGAAGACGATCGATAACGACGTCAACGCCACCGACTACACCTTCGGCTTCGACACCGCGGTGTCGGTGGCCACGGACGCGATCGACCGTCTGCACACCACGGCGGAATCGCACAACCGCATCCTCATCGTCGAGGTGATGGGCCGCCACGTCGGCTGGATCGCCCTGCACGCGGGTATGGCCGGCGGCGCGCACTACACGGTGATTCCTGAGGACCCCTTCGATATCGAGGACATCTGCAAGGCGATGGAGCGCCGCTTCCAGATGGGGGAGAAATACGGCATCATCGTCGTCGCCGAGGGCGCCGTGCCGAAGGAAGGCACGATGGACGCGGGACTTGGCGAAGAAGACGAATTCGGCCACAAGACATTCACTGGCATGGGCCAGATCATCGGCGACGAGATCCACCGCCGCCTGGGCTACGACGTGCGCACGACGGTGCTCGGCCACACGCAGCGCGGCGGCACGCCGACGGCCTACGACCGGGTGCTGGCGACACGTTACGGCGTGCACGCCGCGCGCGCGGCGCACGAGGGCAATTTCGGCACGACGGTCGCGCTGCGCGGCGAGGACATCACGCTCGTCCCGCTCGGCGATGCGGTGGAGAACCTCAAGCGCGTGCCGGAGCGCCGTATCCGCACGGCGCGGTCCATGTTCGGATAG
- a CDS encoding MFS transporter, whose product MHGSRPWFALSALTIGYFLIMFDQGLMPVITPHLPGEVSGAVWLTSIYLLCTVVPMPVTGRLGDKYGQRTVYLAGLGTYAASLVLAAMSWSWPVIVIARALQGLGSAIFLPQAFGLINRIFPSDGRGKAFGFWGVVGSVGSLLGPIVGGVFVGSFGWRSTFILQAGIAGVGLVLAAFWLPRLAPTSALIPVGAAAMSFVGLGALVYGIHFGSWIPLVGGAIVVLFLARSSSFVPRELYRDRNFVLGTSAIVAMGFAVAAMFIPVMYWLQTVAGVSAQTAGLLTAPMSVVAMLLTPWAGALSDKISARLLCTAGFATMVAALIIAWSITVSAADYRWFALVTALLGLGSAFVWAPNATTTMRNVPDYAAGAASGVYNTLRQIGSVVGVALTGAVLASGQVASTAGPAILLSAIMLAIGAAASVFLRTDIPAQSR is encoded by the coding sequence TTGCACGGTTCGCGGCCCTGGTTCGCACTGTCGGCGCTGACGATCGGGTATTTCCTGATCATGTTCGATCAGGGCCTCATGCCGGTGATCACACCGCACCTTCCGGGTGAAGTGTCCGGCGCGGTGTGGCTCACCAGCATCTACCTGTTGTGCACGGTCGTGCCGATGCCGGTGACTGGCAGGCTGGGGGACAAGTACGGCCAGCGCACTGTCTACCTCGCCGGGTTGGGCACGTACGCGGCCAGTCTGGTGCTCGCGGCGATGTCATGGTCGTGGCCGGTCATTGTGATCGCCCGCGCGTTGCAAGGCCTTGGTTCCGCGATCTTCCTGCCGCAGGCATTCGGCCTGATCAATCGCATTTTCCCTTCCGACGGTAGGGGTAAGGCGTTCGGGTTCTGGGGCGTTGTCGGCTCGGTCGGATCACTGCTCGGCCCTATTGTTGGCGGAGTTTTCGTGGGCAGTTTCGGTTGGCGCTCAACCTTCATCCTGCAGGCCGGCATTGCCGGGGTCGGCCTCGTCTTGGCCGCCTTCTGGCTTCCGCGTCTCGCTCCAACTTCCGCACTCATTCCCGTCGGTGCTGCGGCGATGTCTTTCGTCGGCCTTGGCGCGTTGGTGTACGGCATCCACTTCGGCTCGTGGATCCCGCTGGTCGGCGGTGCGATCGTGGTGCTTTTCCTGGCGCGATCGTCTTCATTTGTTCCCCGTGAGCTCTACCGCGACCGCAACTTCGTCCTGGGCACCTCTGCCATTGTCGCCATGGGTTTCGCGGTCGCGGCGATGTTCATCCCGGTCATGTACTGGCTGCAAACCGTCGCAGGTGTCAGCGCACAGACCGCCGGCCTACTCACGGCCCCGATGTCGGTGGTGGCCATGCTGCTCACCCCGTGGGCCGGAGCGCTGTCAGACAAAATCAGCGCCAGACTTTTGTGCACTGCGGGCTTTGCGACGATGGTGGCCGCTCTCATCATCGCCTGGTCCATCACAGTTTCTGCTGCCGACTACCGTTGGTTCGCGCTTGTGACCGCGCTGTTGGGACTTGGCAGCGCCTTCGTCTGGGCGCCCAATGCCACCACGACGATGCGCAATGTGCCGGATTACGCCGCCGGGGCGGCCAGCGGGGTGTACAACACGCTGCGCCAGATCGGCAGCGTCGTCGGCGTGGCGTTGACCGGCGCAGTCCTTGCCTCCGGCCAGGTCGCTTCTACCGCTGGACCTGCGATCTTGCTGTCGGCGATCATGCTGGCCATCGGGGCGGCCGCGTCGGTCTTTCTTCGTACGGACATCCCCGCGCAATCGCGCTAG
- a CDS encoding mismatch-specific DNA-glycosylase, which translates to MHDRIPNPCRLLIVGINPGTLSEEVDAPFAHPGNRFWPALDKAGITPYRVYASEGLSEQDAKMLAERGIGFTNLVARMTPKASDLATEELVEGGERLEAVVDKHRPGAVMFAGIGAYRGAFGRRKAQRGLQSGMIAGVPVWVVGNPSGLNAHETVESLAASYREVWEATA; encoded by the coding sequence ATGCATGACCGGATTCCCAATCCTTGCCGTCTGCTCATCGTGGGCATCAATCCCGGAACGCTGTCCGAGGAAGTGGACGCGCCGTTCGCACACCCGGGCAACCGCTTCTGGCCTGCGCTCGACAAAGCGGGCATCACCCCGTACCGGGTGTACGCCAGCGAGGGGTTGTCGGAACAGGACGCAAAGATGCTCGCAGAGCGGGGGATCGGCTTCACCAACCTCGTTGCCCGTATGACACCGAAAGCGTCCGACCTGGCCACAGAAGAGTTGGTGGAGGGAGGGGAGAGGCTTGAGGCTGTCGTCGATAAGCATCGCCCTGGCGCCGTGATGTTCGCGGGCATCGGTGCGTACCGCGGCGCATTCGGGAGGAGGAAAGCGCAGCGCGGGTTGCAAAGCGGGATGATCGCGGGCGTGCCCGTGTGGGTGGTGGGGAATCCGAGCGGGCTGAACGCGCATGAGACCGTCGAATCGCTTGCGGCGAGCTACCGCGAGGTGTGGGAGGCAACGGCTTGA
- the nadC gene encoding carboxylating nicotinate-nucleotide diphosphorylase, with product MSAPLNKDAALRLIRLGLEEDFTHGPDATTEATVDADAHLTAIVVPRTPGVVAGLDTVAWTMHEVSPDIDVAVHAADGDLVAPGDRLATVSGPARSILSAERTALNLLTYASGIATRTHEWTRQLAGTGTRVRDSRKTLPGYRDLAKYAVRCGGGVNHRMSLGDAVLIKDNHVASVGTVAEAYRRTTAAFPDLPREVEVDDLGQLEAVLAFTPDLVMLDNFGVEATREAVDKRDALSPGTKLESSGGLTLDRARAYAETGVDFLAVGALTHSVAILDIGLDAV from the coding sequence ATGAGTGCACCACTGAATAAAGACGCCGCGCTGCGCCTCATCCGCCTCGGCCTCGAGGAAGATTTCACGCACGGCCCCGACGCCACGACCGAGGCGACTGTCGACGCCGACGCCCACCTCACCGCCATCGTCGTCCCACGCACACCCGGCGTGGTCGCGGGCCTGGACACCGTCGCGTGGACCATGCACGAAGTCAGCCCAGACATCGACGTGGCGGTCCACGCGGCCGACGGCGACCTAGTCGCGCCAGGCGACCGTCTCGCGACAGTCTCCGGCCCCGCGCGGTCGATCCTCTCTGCTGAACGCACGGCACTGAATCTGCTCACCTACGCCAGCGGCATCGCTACCCGCACGCACGAGTGGACCCGACAGCTCGCAGGAACCGGCACCAGAGTCCGCGATTCCCGCAAGACCTTGCCCGGATACCGCGACCTAGCTAAATACGCGGTGCGGTGCGGCGGCGGAGTCAACCACCGAATGAGCCTGGGCGACGCCGTTCTCATCAAGGACAATCACGTTGCCAGCGTCGGAACCGTGGCAGAAGCGTACCGGCGCACCACCGCCGCCTTCCCGGACCTGCCCCGCGAAGTTGAAGTCGACGACCTCGGCCAGCTTGAAGCAGTCCTGGCATTCACACCAGATCTGGTCATGCTGGATAATTTCGGCGTGGAGGCGACACGGGAAGCCGTCGATAAGCGCGATGCCCTGTCCCCCGGGACGAAGCTGGAATCCTCGGGCGGATTGACGCTCGACCGAGCCCGCGCCTACGCGGAGACCGGCGTGGATTTTCTCGCGGTCGGCGCGCTCACGCACTCGGTTGCCATCCTCGACATCGGACTGGACGCCGTATAG
- a CDS encoding GNAT family N-acetyltransferase, producing the protein MNFCDNPTLSNQWVTLEPLSLDHAAALALAVGDLCDLWYQDHIPTPGGVPEYIEKNLADQERGERAPWAIVDPAGNAIGVTTFLHPDPVNRSIEIGSTWITKDAQGAPFNKAAKLLMLQRAFEDLGCLRVEIRTHFMNRQSRAAIESLGAKLDGVLRRHKILKSGLVRDTCVYSILDTEWPEVKTALQARLRA; encoded by the coding sequence GTGAATTTTTGCGACAACCCCACCCTGAGCAACCAGTGGGTCACTCTCGAACCGTTGAGCCTCGATCATGCGGCGGCTCTGGCGTTAGCCGTCGGGGACTTGTGTGACCTGTGGTACCAGGACCACATTCCCACGCCTGGCGGCGTGCCGGAATACATCGAGAAGAACCTCGCCGATCAGGAGCGCGGCGAGCGCGCCCCGTGGGCGATCGTCGACCCGGCCGGCAACGCCATCGGCGTGACCACGTTCCTGCACCCGGATCCCGTGAACCGAAGCATCGAGATCGGGTCGACGTGGATCACTAAAGACGCTCAGGGTGCGCCGTTCAATAAAGCGGCGAAGCTCCTCATGCTGCAGCGCGCGTTCGAGGACCTGGGGTGCCTGCGCGTGGAGATCCGCACGCACTTCATGAACCGGCAGTCGCGCGCCGCGATCGAGAGCCTCGGTGCCAAGCTCGACGGGGTACTACGTCGCCACAAGATCCTCAAAAGCGGCCTCGTGCGCGACACGTGCGTCTACTCCATCTTGGACACCGAGTGGCCCGAGGTTAAGACCGCGCTTCAGGCGCGGCTGCGCGCTTAA
- a CDS encoding bile acid:sodium symporter family protein: protein MESMNLAQSRRAEERSAFVATLGFPLLVIAGGVIGFAAPGVVEPISGWTTWLLGVVMFGMGLTLTGNDFVFVAKKPLPVVIGVVAQFVIMPLAAVALTWALRLPPEIAAGVILVGCAPGGTSSNVVSYLARGDVALSVTMTSVSTLLAPIFTPLLTLWLAGEHMDVSAGPMAWSIVKMVILPVGLGLLVRLLAPRFVAAVLPALPWVSVLAIAAIVAIVVAGSRDKLAQAGLIVLLAVVLHNGLGYILGYVTGKVTGQPEASSRTMAVEVGMQNSGMAATLAAAYLSPLAALPGAVFSVWHNISGAILALLFRAKDKKEQSGQPDKAQVEA from the coding sequence ATGGAATCTATGAATCTTGCCCAGAGCCGGCGCGCGGAAGAGCGCTCGGCGTTCGTCGCCACCCTCGGCTTCCCGTTGCTGGTGATCGCCGGCGGCGTGATCGGCTTCGCCGCGCCCGGGGTCGTTGAACCGATTTCCGGGTGGACGACGTGGCTGCTCGGCGTGGTCATGTTCGGCATGGGTCTGACGCTGACGGGCAACGACTTCGTGTTCGTGGCCAAGAAGCCTCTGCCGGTCGTGATCGGCGTGGTGGCGCAGTTCGTGATCATGCCGCTTGCTGCTGTCGCGCTGACGTGGGCGCTGCGCCTGCCGCCGGAGATCGCCGCGGGCGTGATCTTGGTCGGCTGCGCGCCGGGCGGAACCTCGTCGAATGTGGTCTCCTACCTGGCGCGCGGCGATGTCGCGTTGTCGGTGACCATGACATCGGTGTCGACGCTGCTCGCGCCGATCTTCACGCCGCTGCTCACCCTGTGGTTGGCGGGCGAGCACATGGATGTCAGCGCTGGGCCGATGGCGTGGTCGATCGTGAAGATGGTCATCCTGCCGGTCGGTCTCGGCCTGCTCGTCCGTTTGCTGGCACCGCGATTTGTCGCGGCGGTCTTGCCGGCGCTGCCGTGGGTCTCCGTGTTGGCGATCGCGGCGATCGTGGCCATCGTCGTGGCGGGCTCCCGCGACAAGCTCGCGCAGGCGGGGCTCATCGTGCTTCTCGCCGTCGTGCTGCACAACGGTCTCGGCTACATCCTCGGCTATGTCACCGGCAAGGTGACGGGCCAGCCGGAGGCATCCTCGCGCACGATGGCCGTGGAGGTCGGCATGCAGAATTCGGGTATGGCGGCCACCCTCGCCGCGGCGTATCTCAGCCCGCTGGCCGCGCTGCCGGGCGCGGTGTTCTCCGTGTGGCACAACATTTCCGGCGCGATCCTGGCGCTGCTTTTCCGCGCAAAGGACAAAAAGGAGCAGTCCGGGCAGCCAGACAAGGCGCAGGTGGAAGCGTAA
- a CDS encoding NAD-dependent epimerase/dehydratase family protein: MRTLVTGGAGFIGSHLVDQLVMAGHEVAVLDNLSSGRLENISHQTAVELVEGDVGDKGLADVVDKLAPEVIFHLAAQIDVRKSVEDPILDAQANILGTINVAEAARKAGVRKIVHTSSGGSIYGTPSEFPVDESFPVDPHSPYAASKLAGEQYLGIYRHLYGMQASFIAPANVYGPRQNPHGEAGVVAIFSENLLHGRPTKIFGGGTNTRDYVYVGDVARAFVLAAGERGDGVRFNIGTSVETTDRELHTLVAKHAGAPDAPQNFPPRLGDVPRSALSAARAKEILGWEPTVSLDEGVARTVDDFRRTQ, encoded by the coding sequence GTGCGAACTCTCGTCACCGGCGGTGCCGGCTTCATTGGATCTCATCTCGTCGATCAGCTCGTCATGGCAGGCCACGAGGTCGCCGTGCTGGACAATTTGAGCAGCGGTCGGCTCGAAAACATCAGCCACCAGACTGCAGTCGAGCTCGTCGAGGGGGACGTGGGGGATAAGGGGCTAGCAGATGTCGTCGATAAGCTTGCTCCTGAAGTGATCTTCCACCTCGCCGCGCAGATCGACGTGCGCAAATCCGTCGAAGACCCGATCCTCGATGCGCAGGCGAATATTCTGGGCACGATCAATGTCGCGGAAGCCGCGCGGAAGGCTGGCGTGCGCAAGATCGTGCACACCTCGTCGGGCGGCTCGATTTACGGCACACCCAGCGAGTTTCCCGTCGACGAGTCCTTCCCGGTCGACCCGCACTCGCCGTATGCCGCGTCGAAGCTCGCTGGTGAGCAATACCTGGGCATTTATCGCCATCTGTACGGAATGCAAGCGAGTTTCATCGCGCCGGCGAATGTGTACGGCCCGCGGCAGAACCCGCACGGCGAAGCCGGGGTCGTGGCGATTTTCTCGGAGAACCTCTTGCATGGCCGTCCGACGAAGATTTTCGGCGGCGGCACGAACACGCGCGACTATGTTTACGTGGGCGATGTCGCGCGCGCATTCGTCCTCGCGGCGGGTGAGCGCGGCGACGGGGTGCGCTTCAATATCGGCACCTCTGTGGAGACGACTGACCGCGAATTGCACACGTTGGTAGCCAAACATGCGGGCGCGCCCGATGCGCCCCAGAATTTCCCGCCGCGGCTTGGCGACGTCCCCCGCTCCGCCCTCTCCGCCGCCCGCGCGAAGGAGATACTCGGGTGGGAGCCCACCGTCAGCCTCGACGAAGGCGTGGCACGGACCGTCGACGATTTCCGGAGGACGCAGTGA